Genomic DNA from Nicotiana tabacum cultivar K326 chromosome 21, ASM71507v2, whole genome shotgun sequence:
TTGATATCACACCAATCGACGGAGTGGACATTGCAAACCCCCTTCTTAGTTTGACATTCTCCCCCATCATTGCAGCTACTTCAGTTATTGCATTTTGCACACTTTTTTCTCCACTCAGTTTAGGATGGTCAAGGTTCATCTTCAAGTCCTGTAGGAAACAAAGAATTTAAAGGGTTCTGATCGTAAAGAAGCAGAGCTGCAGAAAGATAACAGGATTTGAATCTGCGATGTGAAAACTGGACATCTGTAATTGATCAGGATGCTTCTACATGAAGGCATGAGTCAACAGAAAGCAAAATTCTGTATAACAGAAATCAAAAGTACTTATATACTTGTACGAATATCCATCAAAATGTTAAACAGAATACTCTAATGTCCTAAAACTAGTTCAAATGTACACCATATAAATGAACAGAAAAAGAACATGGGTTAGCCTCAGGATGGACAAAACCTACCACTTACCTCCAGATGTTCAAGTCCAAGAGGAATAGCAGCAGAAGTCTGTTGTGAGCCCTCAAGCAGCAATGCCAGCTTTGCCAAAGATAAGGCCTATTCATGATGCATATATAAGAACAACTCCATGAGACTGTGTTGCATGGTGAGGGAAGAGGAAGGTTACTATCAAATTATGTTAAAGAGAAACCTTATTTAGAGAACCATTAAGAAAATAAGATCTCCAGAATCATAAATTAGGAGGATTATCTTGCAAAATCCAAGCAAAATCTGTACCCCCCTTTCGTTCAAAATGAATATTATGCCTTCCATTCAAGTTTGTGTCACAATTAATGTCTACATTCCTAAATGGAATATCTTACAACTTACTGCATGAGACAAGTTTAAAGTAGGGTTAGACAGCTCCAGTACTGACCAAGTATTGAAAAATTTCATTCCTTGCAACAAAGTCGGTTTCACAGTTAAGTTCAATAACAGCTGCCTTCTTTTCATTCTGCGCCAAGGCAAGCAACCCTTCAGCAGCAGTCCGAGATGACTTCTTTGATGCAAGAACAATCCCCCTTTTCCTAAGGTCCTTCTGAGCAGCCTCTGAATTGAAGAGATATTATCATATCATTCTCGGTGGCAAAGAATAATAGGAAATTAAGTAAGGAAAAAAGCCTAATGATTTGCACACTTGCCAATATCCCAATTGCTAGTAATAAGAGCAGTTTTGACTTCTTTTATGGGAGCACTTGTTCTTTCTCTCAGCCGCTTTATTAAGTTCATCTGCTCCATCGAGGAAATTTCGGCTGAATATCTCCTAATAGACATTGCATATGTTCTAGGTCCATCCGCATGTTTGTAAAGATATCCTCTGGACTCAGCACTGGAATTTCCTCTATGTGTCAAAGTAGAGTAGCCACGTCCGCAACATATAGAACTATTTAAACTCTTGTATATGATCTCAATAGGGCGTTTTACACCACGATAAAACACCATCTTTCAGATGTTGGAATGTGATCTGAAAATTAAGGAACATGGATATCCTTAACGTATGCATAATGATCTTAAAGCGTTTCAAGAAATACTTACTTAAATCCAACAAAACTAGATACACGACACAAAGAGTTCAGTTGTTAGAAGATTCACAGCTGAGGATTCTACCATACATGCAAATTAAACGCAGAAACAGAGGACAAAGAGGGGGGGAGACCTAAAAGCAAACATAGGTGGAAAGAGAGAAGACTCAAGATCCATAGCAAAGACTGAAGCATAACGTTAAATAACTGGAACTACAAAAATTAGATCTTTATTGCTGCTGGAGAAATAAATTCTACTAACATAACCTGAAATTAGGTTATATTTCTGTTTCCGCTGAACTGCTATAGTAATTTAATCTAGGATATCCTTTTACTAAGATGATACAGTTACTTAATCTATGATATTTATTACACAAAAGTGAAGCACACTTAACGAATTCTGATATTTCCAACCACAGTAATAGAGCAACGAAGTCCATCTAATAGTCGCTGAAAGGCACATTCACCCATCCATACAGCTACTCCCAGACTTTGGGAGCTGTACTATTAATTTGCAACCAATGCCTACAGTGAAAGCAAAAATACTTGAGTTGATCATGAGTAACGACAATGTTTGTTCACCAAGAGAGAAGAAGTTAACAAACAACTTTTGATAAGTTAGAATCTAACAAAATTAACCAGATGCTGCAAGACAATGCCGGAAGAGAATAATTATAATCATGACAGTTTGCAGGCCATTGAATAGAAGTGTTCTCCTTTGTGATCCATTCATTCTGCGACACCTAATTACAAGTCATGGCAGTGAACTGAAATTTTGACATTGACCTCATAATGCCAAGTGGGAGAGTTCTAGCAAATGGAAATGGACAAAATTTCAGGATATTATCAAAGACAAATATAGAAACGGGGATGAGGCAATCCTTTAAAGAGCGTATAGATCATCTCTGTCAAAAGCAGCAGGAAAACTGAAAGGGACATAGGAGCATCGGCGCACTGAAGTTTCTTTGGCGCATTTCTTCGAACACCTCATGTACTAAGGTAACAAAATTGGCTACAGTacactcctttttctttttcggcaAATTCGCTAACCTTAAAACAAAAGTGAATAAAGGAACTAAATTAATCGAGTGGCGGTCAACTCATTCTCTAATTGCATTAATAGCTCCCATTCTTGCAAAACATTGATAAAGGGATTGTTTGTGAGTGCGTAAAAGATTTGGTGCTAAAGAAGGTTACCTGTTATGCTAATGAGGAGGAAAAATCCGGTCCGAAATCAGTAACAAAGGACTGTCTTGCCGATACTGAGATTGTCGTGGTAGCTAATTCCTAATTGGCTGCTACTAGTGCTCCTTTTTGTGGGTTTTGAGGGTTTgcctttttctattttctttttttctggtTAGCTTATGGTTTCCGTTATTAGCGACTTCTTTTAATttaactttcttcgaaaattggCCACAAATACCCCTGGACTATTGAAAGTAGAACAAATATTACTCTTCATTTGAATTTTGGTCCAAAACTGCCCCTAAACTACTAGAAATAGGATACAAGTACCCCTATCCCGTTAATAGATGGCTATTTGTTACTCCTAATAAAGTGGGataaaaattcatgaaaaaatTGGAGTCAAATCACAATAGAGATTAAaaaatagtaattttttttttatctatctGTCTAATTTTTTCAGGATAGAGTTATTCAATATCTGTATTGATGTAAGATAACATGTACTCATGAAATAGTTAATTTGCGTGCAAATCGGCTCGAACATATGTATCAAATATGCGAATTAATGCGTTTGTCACTTCTGCGATTTTCATTTGTGCTAATCGAAAATAATCTCTTGTGATGATCCAAAAagtta
This window encodes:
- the LOC107817322 gene encoding elongation factor Ts, mitochondrial; translation: MVFYRGVKRPIEIIYKSLNSSICCGRGYSTLTHRGNSSAESRGYLYKHADGPRTYAMSIRRYSAEISSMEQMNLIKRLRERTSAPIKEVKTALITSNWDIEAAQKDLRKRGIVLASKKSSRTAAEGLLALAQNEKKAAVIELNCETDFVARNEIFQYLALSLAKLALLLEGSQQTSAAIPLGLEHLEDLKMNLDHPKLSGEKSVQNAITEVAAMMGENVKLRRGFAMSTPSIGVISTYLHTSPQPGVGRIAGILSLEVEDQNVPQDALQHVGSEIAMHVVAAKPLFLTKEDVSSDALSNEREILKSQAESSGRPQIAIEKMVEGRMRKYFEEVALMEQKFVVNDTINVKTLISNLSKEVGSPVKIGSFLRMEVGEGLQRLEASNESEPLANAA